ATGGTAATTGTTTTCCTTTTAACCTTATGTGGTTGGGTGCCTGGGGTAATTGCAGCTTTAATTATTTTGAATAATCCTAAAAATTAAAATTACTATGTTAAGAAATTTATTAATTGTTACTAGTTTATTGTTTTTACTGACCAGCTGTGCTTTTACAGAAGAAATCCATATTAATAATGATGGTAGTGGAACCTACAATTTTAAAATTGATATGAGCGAAATGATGCAAGAAATGCAAGACATGGGTACAAAAGACTCTACAGCTGCCTCAAAATCGATAGACACCACCTTCAATTTTAAAGATATTTTAGATGAGAAAAAAGACAGTATTGCACAATTGTCTAAAGAAGAACAGGCGGCTATAAAAGCCATAGCTGATATGAATTTGCACCTTCAGGTTGATGATGAAAAAGGCAAAATGCTCATGGATTTTGGTTTAAACTTTAAAGATGTTTCTGAAATAAAGAATATGGAAGAAAAACTGACTAAAGCAATGTCCGTAAATAAAAACAAAGGTAATGCTCCTTTGATGAACAAATCAAATGTGACTTTTAGCCTAAATGGTAATAATTTCGTTAGAAAAACTATTCCAAAAAAATTGACGACAGAAGAAGAAAATGAAGTTGATAAAAGTATACAACAATCAGGTTCTTTTCTAGATGGTAGCATGTATAAACTAATTTATCATTTTGAGAAAAAAATTAAAAGTGTTTCACATAAAAAAGCAAGTATTAGTAACGATGGTAAAACATTAACTATTGAAGTACCAATGGATTCTTTAGTGAAAAACCCGAAATTACTAGATTTTACATTGAAATTGAAATAAAAATCCCATCCCTAACCCTTCCCTTAGGAAAGGGAATTATTATAGACAATTGGAAATAAAAAATAAAAACATACAGCTCCAAGATTTAGGCACAAAAGATTATAAAGACACTTGGGATTATCAAGAGGAGCTATTTGATGCTATTATTCAAATAAAACGGAAAAACAGAAATGATAATTTAAGTATTGAAACGCCTAATCATTTTTTATTTGTAGAACATCCACATGTTTATACCTTAGGAAAAAGTGGCGATTTAAATAATTTATTATTAGATGAAAAGCAACTTGTAGACAAAGGCATCACCTTTCATAAGATTAATAGAGGTGGTGATATTACCTATCACGGTTTTGGACAAATAGTAGGCTACCCTATTTTAGATTTAGATAATTTCTTTAATGATATTGGCAAGTATATGCGATCTTTAGAAGAAACCATTATCAGGGTTTTGGCTGAATATGGAATTAAAGGAGAGCGAAGTAAAGGTGAAACAGGGGTTTGGCTAGATGTTGGCACTCCATTTGCCCGTAAAATTTGTGCGTTAGGTGTGCGAAGTAGTCGTTGGGTAACGATGCATGGTTTTGCTTTAAACGCAAATACCAACTTAGGGTATTTTGATCATATTATTCCCTGTGGTATTCGTGGTAAAGCGGTTACCTCTATGGAAGTTGAATTGGGTTCAACATTAAACATTGAAGAAGTAAAATCTAAAATATTAAAACACTTTACAGATGTGTTTGAAGTAAACTTTGTGAACGACCAAGTGAATATTTAATTCATGGTACTTTTCTTTTGTTGTATACTAAAAGTAAGCCCCTAATAATTCACTATGTGACCTTTTGCATCAATCTTCTTCATTAAAATAGACTTTATAATATTGCATTTTACGCTCTTCGTCATAGCCTTTTTCTAAATACTCTTCAGCTGCATCTGGAGCATCAATATCCAATTTTATTTGAATATTTGTATCTAATTTAATTTCTGTTTTTATCTTTTTCTTTTGTTTTTTTACAACCGCTTCTGAAATAGAAAACTGATTGCGAACCAATACACCATTTGTGTCTTCAAATTGTTTTTTGTAGCCTTCAAACAATTCTTTTGTATTGTCTTCTTCAAAAACCGTTTCTTTAAAATCATCAACATTTACCGTTTCATTTTCCTTAAAAAAGTCAATGGTCTGTGCTAAAAACTGATTTTGTTGTTGGTTGCCAAACTCTTGTTTTATTACCTCTTCAGAAAAGTCTTTACACAAATCTATATAAACCTGAGTATGTCTATTACTATCATCAGCGAATTTAATATTTAAAAAATTCTGTATCCAATATTGAGCGTCGTAATTATTATTATCTACTGTTAAAACAGTATAACCAGCATCATCTTGAGAGTTGATTACCAAACACCCTTTATCTACTCTTTTTGTACTAATCCCTTTTTGCACAAAAACATCAAAACTATTATCCTCTAAATAGGTTTGAAAAAAGTCTGCTTTGTTTTCAATTTTAAAAATACCCAACGCTTGCGTATTTACATCTCGGTATTCAATGTCTTCAAACAAAGCAATGATAACGTCACCTGTTTTTATTTGAGCCGAATTTGACTGTTCAAACAAATGTTTAACTACATTTTTTGAAACTTCAATAAATGAACTCTCCTCTTTAAAAATGTTTTGGGCATAGTTATTAATTTCGTTTAAATTAATATCTGCATGATGGTTAAAGCGATAGCTTTCCGTTAAATTTCCAAAAGGTTTTAACAAAAAAGGCTGCATTAATTTATAACTATCTTCATCAAACGTTACTACATCTTCTGAATACACATTTTTAGCTTCATTAAATTTATTACCTACTTTATGAATAATGAATTTTGAAATAAACGCCTTGTTTCTTTTGATCATTTGGATAGAAATTTAAGAATGTCAAAAGTAGGGAATCCCATCCTGAAATTTTCCTTAAGAAAGAACTTTTTTCATATTTAAATCTATTGTCAATAGAGGAGATTTATTTGAATTAATTTTACCTAAAAACCGAAGTTATTACTTCGGTTTTTTAAGCTTTTTTTACTCTTATTTATGCTCCAAGGCTTTAATCCTCTTCATTAATTCTGCATTCTGTTTTTCTAATGAACTGGTTTTATTGTTTAGTTCTTGAACCGCTTTAGTCAGTATAGGTATAAAATCATTGTATCGTAAACTTAAACGTCCATCATCTGCTGTAGTAAGCATACCTGTATCTTTATAGCCTATTTTTTGTAATAGCAGTTCTACATCTTGTGCTATAAAACCTATTTCACGGGTATTATTTTCATTATTTTTACGGACATAGTCAACTGGTTTTAGTTGCGTTATCATATCTAAGCCATAAGGCAAAGGTTGTACATCATCTTTCCAAGCGGCATCTGAAGTTATAGTCCAAGCTACTTGCACACCTGCGTAGGTTATTTGTGAATTACCTATCCTTACTTGATGATTACCAGTGGCATTGGGCACTTGAGAATCTGCACCAATACCAATATTATTGCTGCCAGTAGTAAGGTCATTTAAGGCATCATTACCAACAGCTACATTATAGCTAGCCGTAGTATTTTGTAATGCTGCCTTTCCTATTGCCGTATTATAGTTTCCTTGTTTATTATTTAAAAGTGAAGAAAATCCAATTGCAGTATTATAATTCCCTATAGAGTTTTCATAAAGTGATTGATAACCATTTGCCGTATTTGAATTCCCTGTAGTATTTTTAAAAAGAGCCTCTCTCCCATTTGCTGAATTTTGAGAACCTGAAGTATTTTTATTAAGTGCAAACACTCCATTAGCAGTATTATAGCTACCAGTGGTATTGCTGTAAAGTGTCTTAAAACCAATAGCGGTATTAACAGAACCTGTAGTATTACTGTAAAGCGCTTGATAACCAACACCAACGTTAGCATTTGCAGTACCATCATCGTTCAAACCTGTATCAACACCTATAAATACAGAAGAACCATTATCTGTACCATCGTTATCAGATTTGGCGTCTATTAATTCGTTAATACGTGATGCTCCTTTATTATTATCTATATAGCTTTTTACTGCTTTTTCAGTAGGTATCGCATCATCACTATTACCTGCCAATGTTCCATCTATAGAAATTTCATTAGCAGTTGAACCCAATTCTAATTTGATATTACCATCTACCTCTAGGTCACTTCCAACTTTAACTAAACCACCGTTTGTATTAAATATA
The nucleotide sequence above comes from Aureibaculum algae. Encoded proteins:
- a CDS encoding YqaE/Pmp3 family membrane protein, with translation MGCFRVLLSIICPPLAVIDKGCGSMVIVFLLTLCGWVPGVIAALIILNNPKN
- the lipB gene encoding lipoyl(octanoyl) transferase LipB yields the protein MEIKNKNIQLQDLGTKDYKDTWDYQEELFDAIIQIKRKNRNDNLSIETPNHFLFVEHPHVYTLGKSGDLNNLLLDEKQLVDKGITFHKINRGGDITYHGFGQIVGYPILDLDNFFNDIGKYMRSLEETIIRVLAEYGIKGERSKGETGVWLDVGTPFARKICALGVRSSRWVTMHGFALNANTNLGYFDHIIPCGIRGKAVTSMEVELGSTLNIEEVKSKILKHFTDVFEVNFVNDQVNI
- a CDS encoding nucleoid-associated protein codes for the protein MIKRNKAFISKFIIHKVGNKFNEAKNVYSEDVVTFDEDSYKLMQPFLLKPFGNLTESYRFNHHADINLNEINNYAQNIFKEESSFIEVSKNVVKHLFEQSNSAQIKTGDVIIALFEDIEYRDVNTQALGIFKIENKADFFQTYLEDNSFDVFVQKGISTKRVDKGCLVINSQDDAGYTVLTVDNNNYDAQYWIQNFLNIKFADDSNRHTQVYIDLCKDFSEEVIKQEFGNQQQNQFLAQTIDFFKENETVNVDDFKETVFEEDNTKELFEGYKKQFEDTNGVLVRNQFSISEAVVKKQKKKIKTEIKLDTNIQIKLDIDAPDAAEEYLEKGYDEERKMQYYKVYFNEED
- a CDS encoding tail fiber domain-containing protein, with amino-acid sequence MKKKLQLLTFFLSLGIYTTSFAQGYSGYINYQGVASNASGEVMANETIIVGVSIRHVLDVGDDYSENHTVTTDANGVFSLKIGSGTATEGRYYDFEWSNIGVQLIVSINGNEIGTTEMQAVPYALSSGDNYWYNDGGDIFNTNGGLVKVGSDLEVDGNIKLELGSTANEISIDGTLAGNSDDAIPTEKAVKSYIDNNKGASRINELIDAKSDNDGTDNGSSVFIGVDTGLNDDGTANANVGVGYQALYSNTTGSVNTAIGFKTLYSNTTGSYNTANGVFALNKNTSGSQNSANGREALFKNTTGNSNTANGYQSLYENSIGNYNTAIGFSSLLNNKQGNYNTAIGKAALQNTTASYNVAVGNDALNDLTTGSNNIGIGADSQVPNATGNHQVRIGNSQITYAGVQVAWTITSDAAWKDDVQPLPYGLDMITQLKPVDYVRKNNENNTREIGFIAQDVELLLQKIGYKDTGMLTTADDGRLSLRYNDFIPILTKAVQELNNKTSSLEKQNAELMKRIKALEHK